The Moorella glycerini genomic interval ACATAGATTCCCCTTTACTCTAGCCTCTTTTGGTTTAACACTATCCTTTTTTGATAGTTTCTTGGGTTTATATTGAAACTGATGTTCGCCACGCTCAATTTGATTTTTCATGTTGCTCGAATTTTTATTTTCCCATTTTCTTTTAACTGCATCATCTTTTCTTAGAATCTGCAAGGCTAATTCTTTTCGCCCTACCAACGCAAGTGAAGCAGCAGCATATTGGCGTATTTCATCATTTTTAGGCTGGAGACGATATGCCCTCAATAAGTAACCACACGCCGACTCAAAACTATCAGATTTTATACTTACTAATCCCAAAAGCACTAATGCCTGTAACAATAATGCAAGATTATCGTCAGTAGTGGCAACTATTGATCTCAAAATTTTGGTAGCTTCTAACCAATTATAGCTTTTTATCATGCAAACTGACATTTGTAACAAAACATAAGGATTTCCAATAATATAGTTTCTTAGCCAAACAGCATTTTTGTTAGCTTGTTCCCAGTTTCCATTTTGAGCCATAGTAAGCATTTGATGGTAAATATGTTTAATATTAAAGGTTGTATATTTATCATTTCTTATTATCTTATAAGGCCTAAATCTTATTGTAACAAATTTGGAACTAGATAAATTTTGAGCTGTTGTTTTAAGGAGTTCTATTGCATGTTCAATAGTAGTCATATTAATCAACTCCTTTACACTCCTATCTCACTAAGGATTCCCAAGCAAAAGCCGCTGGATTATTACTCATATCGTCACTCTCACTTTTTCTTGAATATTAGAAGTAAGGCATTGAGTAATTCTACTGCTAAATGTGATATATAACATCATTGATATTAAATTTATCAATTTTATCTTCAAGCCCTCTAAATCCCGCTTCTTTTACCAGCTCTTTGGTGAGTTCTTTAGAGAGAGTTTCT includes:
- a CDS encoding tetratricopeptide repeat protein encodes the protein MTTIEHAIELLKTTAQNLSSSKFVTIRFRPYKIIRNDKYTTFNIKHIYHQMLTMAQNGNWEQANKNAVWLRNYIIGNPYVLLQMSVCMIKSYNWLEATKILRSIVATTDDNLALLLQALVLLGLVSIKSDSFESACGYLLRAYRLQPKNDEIRQYAAASLALVGRKELALQILRKDDAVKRKWENKNSSNMKNQIERGEHQFQYKPKKLSKKDSVKPKEARVKGNLCINCINAEKCPGMVSYKGAWDRVIFVQVVFYQRNVFK